The Desulfobulbaceae bacterium genome contains the following window.
ACTGACATACGAAAGGAACAGATCGTTGAGGCGGCGCTTCGGGTGCTGAGTGACAAGTCTATCAAGCAGCTTAATATCGTAGATATTGCTAAAGAGATGGGACTCACGCCGTCAGCGCTCTATCGGCACTTTAAGAATAAGAATGCGATGATGAGTGGCGTTCTTGAGTTGATTCGGACCAAACTTTTTCATAATGTCGAACTTGTCAGGCAGCAGAGCGATGATGCGGTTGAGCGATTGCACGAACTTCTTTGTCTACATGCCAGATTGATTGCCGAGGAACACGGTATCCCGAAGATAGTGTTTTCCGACGAATTGTGGGGACAAAAACGAGAGCGGAGACAAAAAATGTACCGCATCATAACCGGGTATCTTGCCGAAATCGAGGACATCATCAGGGATGGACAGGACAAAAAACAATTAAGAGATGACATCGAGGCCAGAACGTTAGCGGCGATGTTTTTTGGAATTATTCAACCTGCTGCCCTTCTCTGGCATATGAGCGAAGGACAATTTAATCTCGATCGGCATATGACAGAATCCTGGGAGCTTTTTTTAGGAACAATTAAGGAGTAAAATTTTTTATCCATCATGTGAATTAGTTTTCACAAAAAGAGGACTTAGCAATGGAAAAGAAAAAGAAAATTATCGTTCCTGTGGCACTGGCATTACTCGTCCTTGTTGTCTTGGCCAGTAAGTATCTTTCTCATAATGTTGATACCCCGGAACAGATAAAGGTTTCCGGTACTATTGAGGTTATTGACACCTCACTGAGCTTCAAAGTCGGAGGTCGGGTTTTGCAGCGGCTGGTCTCCGAAGGCGAAACGATAACCCGTGGTCAGTCGACCGCCCTCCTCGAAGACAGTGAACTACAACATGAGAAGGAGCTTCGCCAGGCAGCAGTCGAGGCAGCAAAGGCAACCTTGGCCGAGCTGATGTCCGGCTCACGCCCAGATGAGATTAACGAAGCCCAGGCCGTGACTCTCCGAGCCCGTGCCGTTCTTGCTGAACTCAATGCCGGCTCAAGACCCCAGGAAATCAAAACAGCTCAAGCTCAGGTCCAACAAGCTAACGCGGTATTCGAGCGCTGGCAGGCCGAGTACACCAGACAAAAGCAATTGCTGGAGCGGGAAGTCATTGCGCCTCGTGAATTTGAACAAGTCAAAAGTCAATATCTGAGCGCCATGGAGCAACAACGGGTTGCCGATGAACGCGTGCAATTAGTATCGGCAGGTCCTCGCCAGGAACAGATTGATCAGGCTAAAGCCAGCCTGGCTCAGGCTGAGGCACGCTTGGCGTTAGTCACTAAAGGACCACGTCAGGAAACCATCGATCGAGCTAAAGCCCAGGTCCGCGAAGCAGAGGAGGCGCTGGCCATGGCGACTACTCGTCTCGGCTACGCCACCCTCAGCGCTCCCACAGCGGGTGTGGTGCTCAGTGACCACGTTGAGGTGGGTGAATATGTGTCTCCGGGTTCACCAGTGGTGACCATCGCTGCCCTCGAAAATGTCTGGCTGCGCGCCTATATTGCGGAAACTGATCTGGGGCGAATTAAAATCGGCCAACAGGTTGAAGTTGCCAGCGACACCTATCCTGACAAAAAATACCTCGGCACAATCTCATTTATCTCCGCCAGCGCCGAATTCACTCCCAAGAACGTCCAGACCGAAAGAGAACGGGTCAAGTTGGTCTACCGGATCAAGGTCGATATCCCCAACCCCGACCTGGAGTTAAAACCTGGCATGCCGGTGGATGGTGAAATCAGAATCAGCCAGTCGAGGTAACAGTCATGAGCGCCATCCGCACGGAGAAATTGACCAAAATCTTCGACGCCAACCGGGCCGTTGATGGTCTTGATCTGGAGGTCATGCCCGGTGAAATATTCGGCTTGGTCGGTCCGGACGGGGCGGGAAAAACCACGACCATGCGATTGCTTACCGGCATCATGAAGCCAAATGGAGGGGACGGCTGGGTCCTGGGCCGCCACATCCAGCGTGAGGCCGAAAGAATCAAAGATGATATCGGCTATATGAGCCAGCGTTTTGGCCTCTACCCCGACCTTTCAGTGCTGGAAAACATCCATTTCTACGCCGATCTCTACGGCGAGCCTCGCCGCGGCCGCGATGCCAAAATTGACACACTCCTTGCCTTCAGCAATCTGACCCCGTTCAAAAAACGATTGGCTGACAACCTCTCCGGCGGCATGAAGCAGAAGTTGGGCTTGGCCTGTGCCCTTATCCATACCCCCAAGGTTCTCTTCCTTGATGAGCCGACCAATGGCGTCGATCCGGTATCGCGCCGGGATTTTTGGCGGATTCTATATCAGCTTCTGGCCGAGAAAGTAACGATCTTTGTCTCGACCGCCTACCTTGATGAAGCGGAACGTTGTAACCGCATCGGCCTGATGCATCAAGGCCGGTTACTCCACGTTGGCACCCCGGCAGAGGTCAAACAACTGATGAAAGGCAGCATTCTTGAGGTTCGATGTCGCGATGCCCGGCAGGCCACCAAAATCCTGCGGCATCAATTTAGCGTCGATAGTGTTGGCCTCTTTGGTGATCGGGTCCATGTAGTCACCAGTAATCCGGAGGGAGACCAAGTGGGGATTACTGATACTCTGGAACAATCCGGACTGGGGCCGTCAGTGATCCGACCGATTGTGCCCAGCCTGGAGGATGTCTTCGTCTCTGCCCTTTCTGGGAATAAAGAAAATGAGCGCCATGACCCTTCCTAATAGTCCGCAACAAGCGGTCGTGGTCCACGAACTGGAGAAACGCTACGGCGATTTCTTTGCCGTGAACAAGGTCAGCTTCGAGGTGGCAAAGGGAGAGATCTACGGTTTTCTGGGACCGAACGGCGCCGGTAAATCCACGACTATCCGTATGCTCTGCGGCATCATTGCCTTGACTGGCGGCAGCGGCACGGTGGCTGGTTTTGACCTCCGTCGTGATACCGAAAAGATCAAACAGCATATCGGCTACATGAGCCAGAAATTCTCTCTGTACGGGGACCTGACAGTGGAGGAGAACATTAATTTCTATAGCGGCATCTACCGCATCGCCGCGAACAAGAAGAAAGAGCGCAAGGAGTGGGTGCTGGAAATGGCGGGGCTTACCGATTATCAAAAGGCCAAGACTGCCATTCTCTCCGGGGGCTGGAAACAACGTCTGGCCTTAGGCTGCGCCATTCTGCACGAGCCGCCAATCATCTTTCTTGATGAACCGACCTCAGGGGTCGATCCGATCAGCCGCCGACGATTCTGGGACTTGATTTATGAACTAGCAGGTCGCGGAGTGACCATCTTCGTCACCACCCATTATATGGACGAGGCAGAATACTGTGATCGCCTCGGCCTGATCTACCGGGGGGAGCTGATCGCCAGCGGCACCCCGGAAACCTTGAAAACCGAGCTGATGCAGGATGAGATCCTAGAGGTCATTTGCGAGCATCCTCAAGAAGCTATGGCCAGTGTTAAAGATCTTTCGTTGATCAAGGAAGTTGCCTTGTTTGGCCAAGGGCTACACGTTATTACCGGCAATGCCGGCGAGGCGGGACAGCCCATCCATGACCACCTGACGACCAGAGGCATTAACGTCAGTAGTATCGAGACGATAACCCCGTCCCTGGAGGATGTCTTTGTCTCCCTGGTTGAAGCCCGTGATCGGCTATCGACGGCACAAACTGAGGTCACGACATGAACCTGCAACGAACCGGGGCCATGGCCCGCAAGGAGTGGCTGCACATCATCCGCGACCCCAGGAGCCTGGGCATGGCGATCGTCATTCCCATGCTGCTCCTGGTGCTCTTCGGCTATGCCTTGACCCTGGATGTAGATCGAGTTGGCATCGCGGTCTGGGATCAGGATAATTCGTCAACCAGCCGCGAACTGGTCAGTCGTTTCGCTGGCTCGGTCTATTTTTCGGTGCAACCGGTTACTTCCTACGGGGAGGGAGAGCGGCTCATCGATCAAGGAAAAACCCTTGCCGCCCTTGTCATCCCGGCTGACTTCTCGGCACAGCTTGGTAAGACCAAACCGGTAGAGGTGCAATTGATCATGGATGGCAGTGATTCCAATACCGCCACCATCGCCATCGGTTACGCCGAGGCGACGATCCAGGCCTTTTCCAGAGAGATCACCCTGCGCGCCTTGCAGCAGCATGGCGTGTCCTCGGCCTCGGCGCCCATAGAATTGCGGCCCAGGGTCTGGTTCAACAGCGATATGCAGTCGAAAAATTACATCATCCCCGGTTTGATCGCCGTAATCATGATGGTCATCGCTGCCCTCCTCACTTCACTGACCGTGGCCAGGGAGTGGGAACGGGGCACCATGGAGCAACTGATCGCCACCCCGGTCAAGGGCGGAGAACTCATTATCGGCAAATTGCTGCCCTACTTTGCCATCGGCATGTTCGATGTCCTGTTGGCTGTGCTCATGGGCCAATACCTTTTTCATGTCCCCCTGCGCGGTTCCGTTGGGCTTCTTTTCGGGATGGCGGCCATTTTTCTGGTTGGCGCATTGTCTCTCGGCATGGTGATCAGCATCGTTACCAAGAGCCAACTGCTTGCCAGTCAGTTGGCCATGGTGCTTACCTTCCTGCCCTCATTTCTGCTCTCGGGCTTCATGTATTCCATTGCCAACATGCCCCGTCCTCTTCAGGTTATGACCCATCTGATTCCGTCCCGCTATTTCGTCACCCTGCTCAAGGGTATTTATCTCAAGGGGGTGGGGCTGGAAACCATGGCTGTAGAGGCAGGGCTGTTGACCCTGTTCGCCGTGGTGATCCTCATGGTGGCCCACCTGAAATTTACCAAGAGGCTCGACTGAGATGTTCGAACGAATCAAGCATATCCTGATCAAGGAATTCATCCAGGTCTTTCGCGACCCGAAGATGAAGGGGATCATTTTCATGATGCCGATTATCCAGGTCCTGGTCTTTGGTTACGCCGTCACTACCGATGTCCGGCACATCGCCACCGTGGTCCAGGATAGTGATAACTCAGTCATCAGTCGGGAACTGATCTCCCGCTTTACGGGCTCCGGGTATTTTGACGTTATTGAACATGTCAACCATGTCGACCGGGCAGCGCTGCTCATTGATCGGGGCGAGGCCCAGGCCCTGATTCGAATCAACAAGGGTTTTGCCGACACCATCGGGGCCGGGCGAACGGCGGCGGTACAACTTGTTGTCGACGGTTCCGACTCCAACACCGCGGGAATCGTCTTGAATTACGGCGCCAAGATCGTTGGCGGGTATGCAGAAGAGATCGCGGACCACCAATTGATCGCACTGAAAGGGTTAGTGCAACAACCAGGAGGAGTACATTTAGCCACCAGGGCTTGGTTTAACGAAAACCTCGAGAGCCGCAATTTCTATGTGCCGGGCGTCATCGCCATCATCGTCATGCTGATTACCTTGATGCTGACCAGCATGGCCGTGGTGCGAGAAAAGGAGATTGGCACCATGGAGCAGATTATGGTCACGCCCATTACCCCGTTAGAGTTCATCCTGGGCAAGACAGTCCCCTTTGCTTTGATCGGTTTTGCCGACGTGCTGCTGATCACCCTGATCGCTGTTTTCTGGTTCGAGGTGCCGATCCGGGGCAGCCTCCTGCTCCTGCTCGGCGCCACCGGCCTCTACCTGATGACGACTCTCGGTATCGGCCTTTTTATCTCCACAGTCAGTCAGACCCAGCAACAAGCGATGATGAGCACATTTTTCTTCTACTTTCCGGCGGTGCTGCTCTCCGGTTTCATGTTTCCTATCGCCAATATGCCGATAGCCGTGCAATGGCTCACTGTGCTGAACCCTCTGCGCTATTTTCTGGTCATTGTCCGAGGCATCTTTCTCAAAGGGATCGGCCCTGTCATCCTCTGGCCCCAGATGCTCGCCCTGGCAGTCATGGGAGTCATCACCCTGTGGCTGGCTGCCGGTCGTTTCAAGAAAACCCTCAATTGAGGATTGGAGGTATACCGATGAAGAAATTGACTAATCCCAAATTTATCGCAGGCGTCGTGCTGATCACCATGCTGATGACAATTAAGCCTTTGTCGGCAGAAGATAACGCTGCCATTACCC
Protein-coding sequences here:
- a CDS encoding TetR/AcrR family transcriptional regulator, which encodes MSTEKMSTDIRKEQIVEAALRVLSDKSIKQLNIVDIAKEMGLTPSALYRHFKNKNAMMSGVLELIRTKLFHNVELVRQQSDDAVERLHELLCLHARLIAEEHGIPKIVFSDELWGQKRERRQKMYRIITGYLAEIEDIIRDGQDKKQLRDDIEARTLAAMFFGIIQPAALLWHMSEGQFNLDRHMTESWELFLGTIKE
- a CDS encoding HlyD family efflux transporter periplasmic adaptor subunit, coding for MEKKKKIIVPVALALLVLVVLASKYLSHNVDTPEQIKVSGTIEVIDTSLSFKVGGRVLQRLVSEGETITRGQSTALLEDSELQHEKELRQAAVEAAKATLAELMSGSRPDEINEAQAVTLRARAVLAELNAGSRPQEIKTAQAQVQQANAVFERWQAEYTRQKQLLEREVIAPREFEQVKSQYLSAMEQQRVADERVQLVSAGPRQEQIDQAKASLAQAEARLALVTKGPRQETIDRAKAQVREAEEALAMATTRLGYATLSAPTAGVVLSDHVEVGEYVSPGSPVVTIAALENVWLRAYIAETDLGRIKIGQQVEVASDTYPDKKYLGTISFISASAEFTPKNVQTERERVKLVYRIKVDIPNPDLELKPGMPVDGEIRISQSR
- a CDS encoding ABC transporter ATP-binding protein yields the protein MSAIRTEKLTKIFDANRAVDGLDLEVMPGEIFGLVGPDGAGKTTTMRLLTGIMKPNGGDGWVLGRHIQREAERIKDDIGYMSQRFGLYPDLSVLENIHFYADLYGEPRRGRDAKIDTLLAFSNLTPFKKRLADNLSGGMKQKLGLACALIHTPKVLFLDEPTNGVDPVSRRDFWRILYQLLAEKVTIFVSTAYLDEAERCNRIGLMHQGRLLHVGTPAEVKQLMKGSILEVRCRDARQATKILRHQFSVDSVGLFGDRVHVVTSNPEGDQVGITDTLEQSGLGPSVIRPIVPSLEDVFVSALSGNKENERHDPS
- a CDS encoding ABC transporter ATP-binding protein is translated as MTLPNSPQQAVVVHELEKRYGDFFAVNKVSFEVAKGEIYGFLGPNGAGKSTTIRMLCGIIALTGGSGTVAGFDLRRDTEKIKQHIGYMSQKFSLYGDLTVEENINFYSGIYRIAANKKKERKEWVLEMAGLTDYQKAKTAILSGGWKQRLALGCAILHEPPIIFLDEPTSGVDPISRRRFWDLIYELAGRGVTIFVTTHYMDEAEYCDRLGLIYRGELIASGTPETLKTELMQDEILEVICEHPQEAMASVKDLSLIKEVALFGQGLHVITGNAGEAGQPIHDHLTTRGINVSSIETITPSLEDVFVSLVEARDRLSTAQTEVTT
- a CDS encoding ABC transporter permease, with the protein product MNLQRTGAMARKEWLHIIRDPRSLGMAIVIPMLLLVLFGYALTLDVDRVGIAVWDQDNSSTSRELVSRFAGSVYFSVQPVTSYGEGERLIDQGKTLAALVIPADFSAQLGKTKPVEVQLIMDGSDSNTATIAIGYAEATIQAFSREITLRALQQHGVSSASAPIELRPRVWFNSDMQSKNYIIPGLIAVIMMVIAALLTSLTVAREWERGTMEQLIATPVKGGELIIGKLLPYFAIGMFDVLLAVLMGQYLFHVPLRGSVGLLFGMAAIFLVGALSLGMVISIVTKSQLLASQLAMVLTFLPSFLLSGFMYSIANMPRPLQVMTHLIPSRYFVTLLKGIYLKGVGLETMAVEAGLLTLFAVVILMVAHLKFTKRLD
- a CDS encoding ABC transporter permease, coding for MFERIKHILIKEFIQVFRDPKMKGIIFMMPIIQVLVFGYAVTTDVRHIATVVQDSDNSVISRELISRFTGSGYFDVIEHVNHVDRAALLIDRGEAQALIRINKGFADTIGAGRTAAVQLVVDGSDSNTAGIVLNYGAKIVGGYAEEIADHQLIALKGLVQQPGGVHLATRAWFNENLESRNFYVPGVIAIIVMLITLMLTSMAVVREKEIGTMEQIMVTPITPLEFILGKTVPFALIGFADVLLITLIAVFWFEVPIRGSLLLLLGATGLYLMTTLGIGLFISTVSQTQQQAMMSTFFFYFPAVLLSGFMFPIANMPIAVQWLTVLNPLRYFLVIVRGIFLKGIGPVILWPQMLALAVMGVITLWLAAGRFKKTLN